From Euzebya sp., the proteins below share one genomic window:
- a CDS encoding AzlC family ABC transporter permease, with amino-acid sequence METAERTEVQRLQRQAASIALAVAPVGVAFGALAASAGLALWQTVGFSAAVFTGSAQFAAVSVLADGGSAAAAIAAGLLLNARSLAFGVTLAPDLGGPLWRRALESQLMIDEAMAVGTAGSTPRTRRIGYLLGGGGVYLTWNASTVLGAVALPDTGTLVTDLGIDATIPAAFLALLWPRLQDPHQRRVAVVGATITLVAIPLTPPGVPILLAAFAALLPRAPAPADPAGGRP; translated from the coding sequence GTGGAGACGGCCGAGCGCACCGAGGTCCAGCGCCTGCAGCGCCAGGCCGCGTCGATCGCGCTCGCGGTCGCCCCGGTCGGGGTGGCCTTCGGGGCGCTCGCCGCGAGCGCCGGCCTGGCCCTGTGGCAGACCGTCGGCTTCTCCGCCGCGGTCTTCACGGGCAGCGCCCAGTTCGCGGCCGTGAGCGTCCTGGCCGACGGCGGGTCGGCGGCTGCGGCGATCGCCGCCGGGCTGCTGCTGAACGCGCGGTCCCTCGCGTTCGGCGTGACGCTCGCCCCGGACCTGGGCGGTCCGCTGTGGCGCCGCGCCCTCGAGTCCCAGCTCATGATCGACGAGGCGATGGCCGTCGGCACCGCCGGGTCGACGCCGCGGACGCGCCGCATCGGGTACCTGCTCGGCGGGGGAGGGGTGTACCTCACCTGGAACGCCTCGACGGTCCTCGGAGCCGTCGCCCTGCCGGACACCGGCACGCTGGTGACCGACCTCGGGATCGACGCCACGATCCCCGCGGCGTTCCTCGCGCTGCTGTGGCCGCGCCTGCAGGACCCCCACCAGCGGCGGGTGGCGGTCGTCGGCGCCACGATCACCCTCGTCGCCATCCCCCTCACCCCGCCGGGCGTCCCGATCCTGCTGGCCGCCTTCGCCGCCCTGCTGCCCCGTGCCCCGGCTCCCGCCGACCCTGCCGGAGGTCGACCGTGA
- a CDS encoding quinone-dependent dihydroorotate dehydrogenase has product MLYRPLFDHVLTRLDAEVVHTWTVRALALLERFPAALALVRAVVGRPDPSLAVRAMGIDFPGPLGLAAGFDKDAEVPDAMAAFGFDFVEVGTVTAEPQPGNPRPRLHRLPRDRALINRMGFNNHGAHAAAVRLSRRRRRPGHDAVVGANIGKSKVTPADAAAEDYATSARLLAPHADYLVVNVSSPNTPGLRDLQAVDALRPVLTAVLDARAASGASPPVLVKIAPDLADDDVDAVADLAVELGLDGLIATNTTIAREGLATAPAEVAAAGAGGLSGEPLRERSLQLLERLHARVGDRLVLISAGGVASADDVWDRLAAGATLVQAYTGMVYGGPAFAARVHAGLRRRLEAEGYVSIGQVRTRSRD; this is encoded by the coding sequence GTGCTCTACCGCCCCCTCTTCGACCACGTCCTCACGCGCCTCGACGCCGAGGTGGTGCACACCTGGACGGTTCGCGCCCTCGCGCTCCTGGAGCGCTTCCCCGCCGCGCTGGCCCTCGTCAGAGCCGTCGTCGGACGTCCCGACCCCTCCCTCGCGGTGCGCGCCATGGGCATCGACTTCCCGGGCCCGCTCGGCCTGGCCGCCGGGTTCGACAAGGACGCCGAGGTCCCCGACGCGATGGCCGCGTTCGGCTTCGACTTCGTGGAGGTCGGCACCGTCACCGCCGAACCCCAACCTGGCAACCCCCGCCCGCGCCTGCACCGCCTGCCCCGCGACCGGGCGCTCATCAACCGCATGGGGTTCAACAACCACGGCGCCCACGCCGCAGCCGTCCGCCTCTCCCGGCGCCGTCGCCGCCCCGGGCACGACGCGGTGGTGGGCGCGAACATCGGCAAGAGCAAGGTGACGCCCGCGGACGCGGCCGCGGAGGACTACGCCACCAGCGCCCGCCTGCTCGCCCCCCACGCCGACTACCTGGTCGTGAACGTCAGCTCCCCGAACACCCCCGGGCTCCGCGACCTGCAGGCCGTCGACGCGCTGCGGCCGGTCCTCACCGCCGTGCTGGACGCCCGTGCCGCGTCCGGCGCGTCCCCGCCGGTCCTGGTGAAGATCGCGCCGGATCTGGCGGACGACGACGTCGACGCGGTCGCCGACCTCGCCGTCGAGCTCGGCCTGGACGGCCTGATCGCCACCAACACCACGATCGCCCGGGAGGGGCTGGCCACCGCCCCCGCGGAGGTCGCCGCCGCGGGGGCGGGGGGGTTGTCGGGGGAGCCGCTGCGCGAGCGGTCCCTCCAGCTCCTCGAGCGCCTCCACGCGCGGGTTGGCGACCGCCTGGTCCTCATCTCCGCCGGCGGGGTGGCATCGGCGGACGACGTCTGGGACCGCCTGGCCGCCGGCGCGACGCTCGTGCAGGCCTACACCGGCATGGTCTACGGCGGCCCCGCCTTCGCCGCCCGTGTCCACGCTGGCCTCCGACGTCGCCTCGAGGCCGAGGGCTACGTGTCGATCGGCCAGGTCCGGACGCGATCTCGCGACTGA
- a CDS encoding cell wall-binding repeat-containing protein: MSRPARSALSGIAVALTVVVGFALFANPAVSQILPTESPDPSETVTETETESEEPGLPGLPGEGEVEGDRLGGETRFETSVSISQEAYPDGADDVFIARADEFPDSLSAGALTTGPILLVPSCDTIPDVVTEEIARLAPDRVVALGGDTAVCADVLDEAVAAAGGDTGSEEPTESETPTESETPTEPTETETTEGFPTEDPVDADGASS, encoded by the coding sequence ATGTCCCGTCCTGCCCGCTCCGCGCTGTCCGGCATCGCGGTCGCCCTGACCGTCGTCGTCGGCTTCGCGCTGTTCGCCAACCCGGCCGTGTCCCAGATCCTCCCGACCGAGTCCCCCGATCCGAGCGAGACGGTCACCGAGACCGAGACCGAGTCCGAGGAGCCGGGCCTGCCCGGGCTGCCGGGCGAGGGTGAGGTCGAGGGCGACCGCCTCGGCGGCGAGACCCGGTTCGAGACCTCCGTCTCCATCAGCCAGGAGGCCTACCCCGACGGCGCCGACGACGTCTTCATCGCCCGCGCCGACGAGTTCCCCGACAGCCTGTCGGCCGGCGCGCTGACCACCGGCCCGATCCTGCTCGTCCCCTCCTGCGACACCATCCCCGACGTCGTGACCGAGGAGATCGCCCGCCTGGCCCCCGACCGCGTCGTCGCCCTGGGTGGCGACACCGCCGTCTGCGCCGACGTGCTCGACGAGGCCGTCGCGGCCGCCGGCGGCGACACCGGCTCGGAGGAGCCGACGGAGTCCGAGACCCCGACCGAGTCCGAGACCCCCACCGAGCCCACCGAGACCGAGACGACCGAGGGGTTCCCCACCGAGGACCCCGTCGACGCTGACGGCGCCAGCAGCTGA
- a CDS encoding nicotinate-nucleotide--dimethylbenzimidazole phosphoribosyltransferase: MPDGPARTAIDDLVDPVRPADPDATASATERLASLAVPPGSLGRLGDLGVRLAGIAGTSPVRAGADLTAARIDDGADLIATGDLGIANTTASACLIAAFTGRPSADVTGPGAANPPDVIAHKAEVVRRALARHGADRDPLATLASRGGAEHAALVGVVLAAAARRVPVVLDGVIAVAAALATVRLCPAAADVLIAGHRSAEPGATAALEDLGLDPLIDLALALGEGTGAVLAVPVVRSAAAVIGEIALLVDVAT, translated from the coding sequence ATGCCCGACGGACCCGCCCGCACCGCGATCGACGACCTCGTGGACCCGGTGCGACCGGCCGATCCTGATGCGACGGCCTCCGCCACCGAGCGGCTCGCGTCGCTGGCGGTCCCGCCGGGAAGCCTCGGGCGGCTCGGCGACCTGGGCGTCCGACTGGCCGGGATCGCGGGCACGTCCCCCGTCCGCGCCGGCGCGGACCTGACGGCGGCCCGCATCGACGACGGCGCCGACCTCATCGCCACCGGGGACCTCGGCATCGCGAACACGACGGCCTCCGCCTGCCTGATCGCGGCCTTCACCGGCCGCCCATCCGCCGACGTCACCGGGCCGGGGGCGGCGAACCCGCCCGACGTGATCGCGCACAAGGCCGAGGTCGTCCGTCGCGCGCTGGCCCGCCACGGCGCGGACCGCGATCCCCTCGCGACCCTCGCCTCCCGCGGGGGCGCCGAGCACGCCGCCCTGGTCGGTGTGGTCCTCGCCGCCGCCGCGCGGCGGGTGCCGGTGGTCCTCGACGGGGTGATCGCCGTCGCGGCGGCCCTGGCGACGGTGCGGCTGTGCCCCGCGGCCGCGGACGTCCTCATCGCCGGCCACCGCTCCGCCGAGCCGGGAGCCACCGCGGCGCTCGAGGACCTGGGGCTCGATCCGCTGATCGACCTCGCCCTGGCGCTGGGGGAGGGGACGGGGGCGGTCCTCGCCGTGCCCGTGGTGCGGTCTGCGGCGGCGGTCATCGGCGAGATCGCCCTGCTGGTCGACGTCGCCACGTGA
- a CDS encoding AzlD domain-containing protein produces the protein MTATVVLVGLFAGTYALKAAGPVLLGGRELPAMVTRLAVLLPAALLAGLTLSSTVADGRALTVDARLVGLLAAAAALRLRVPFIGVVLIAAAATAAVRALT, from the coding sequence GTGACGGCGACCGTCGTCCTGGTCGGCCTGTTCGCCGGCACGTACGCGCTGAAGGCGGCCGGCCCGGTCCTGCTCGGCGGGCGGGAACTGCCCGCCATGGTCACCCGCCTGGCCGTGCTGCTGCCCGCCGCGCTGCTGGCCGGCCTGACCCTGAGCTCGACGGTGGCCGACGGCCGCGCGCTCACGGTCGACGCGCGACTCGTCGGCCTGCTGGCCGCCGCGGCCGCGCTCCGCCTGCGCGTGCCGTTCATCGGCGTCGTCCTGATCGCCGCCGCGGCGACAGCCGCCGTCCGGGCCCTCACCTGA
- a CDS encoding cell wall-binding repeat-containing protein encodes MPRPHPSARGIAALALVILLLAVTGTAVARTRQGGTDRIAFLARADNPVDALAASAVAGQLGGIVLLTDQATLSAEAAEGLAAFNPDVVVLAGGTAALSPSVATAVGELGYATERAAGDSRLATARELAAILADRPAAFLPRAGTAVAAEEAAHAATADTATTADTAARAQDADALDGYAAGDLVRLAHSSATAQVPIGAGILDFEPILSTTIVVPTAGWLAVDGTAVVSGTVTGVRVVGCQLVLDGVVVTGSGVASTTGELLGGQTGGCSPGGAVQVAAGSHTVELQATSTPGGLQAGSRNVRALFTPFGPDGSPDG; translated from the coding sequence GTGCCCCGTCCCCACCCCTCCGCCCGCGGGATCGCCGCCCTCGCGCTGGTCATCCTGCTCTTGGCCGTGACCGGCACCGCGGTCGCCCGGACCCGCCAGGGCGGGACCGATCGCATCGCCTTCCTCGCCCGCGCCGACAACCCGGTCGACGCCCTGGCCGCGTCGGCCGTCGCGGGCCAGCTCGGGGGGATCGTCCTGCTGACCGACCAGGCCACCCTGTCGGCAGAGGCCGCTGAGGGCCTGGCCGCCTTCAACCCGGACGTGGTCGTGCTGGCGGGCGGCACCGCTGCGCTCAGCCCGTCAGTGGCGACCGCGGTGGGGGAGCTGGGCTACGCGACCGAGCGGGCGGCCGGCGACTCCCGGCTGGCCACCGCCCGCGAGCTGGCCGCCATCCTCGCCGATCGCCCCGCCGCCTTCCTGCCCCGCGCCGGCACGGCGGTCGCCGCGGAGGAGGCGGCCCACGCCGCCACCGCCGACACCGCGACCACCGCCGACACCGCGGCGCGCGCCCAGGACGCGGACGCCCTGGACGGGTACGCCGCCGGTGACCTCGTGCGCCTCGCGCACTCGAGCGCCACCGCGCAGGTGCCCATCGGGGCCGGCATCCTCGACTTCGAACCGATCCTGTCCACCACCATCGTCGTCCCGACCGCGGGGTGGCTGGCCGTCGACGGGACCGCGGTCGTGAGCGGGACCGTCACCGGGGTGCGGGTGGTCGGCTGCCAGCTCGTCCTGGACGGGGTCGTCGTGACCGGATCTGGTGTCGCCTCGACGACGGGGGAGCTGCTCGGCGGGCAGACCGGCGGGTGCAGCCCCGGCGGCGCGGTGCAGGTGGCGGCGGGCTCGCACACCGTCGAGCTGCAGGCCACCTCCACACCCGGTGGCCTGCAGGCCGGCTCGCGCAACGTCCGAGCCCTGTTCACGCCCTTCGGCCCGGACGGGTCGCCCGACGGCTGA
- a CDS encoding phenylacetate--CoA ligase family protein, whose protein sequence is MVRYFDAELETMPWTDVLAWQAERTATFVRGLVDRSPFHTEKLAGVGVPTGVVRDLAFLEDLPFTTKAEVRESQSTRDPALPLGRHQAVPRGAIHQVLSSSGTTGQPVLYGLTATDVEMWADVIATAFWTAGVRPDDIAGHLVGLPGVAGGLPYADGFRRIGAGLAWIGGWPTERVVELMISLGVDAVLATSSFGTYLTDRCEDLVGIPAKDIGVRKMLGGGEPGLGQPEIRQKIVEGWGLDVLSEIMGLGDVLACLWAECEDGGGMHFCGQRAVAVELVDPATGEPRAWEEGVRGEAVYTTFAREATPALRYRSRDHVLVTATSCACGRTSPRIRCVGRTDDMLIYKGMNVFPSSLRDVVLQGFADDVQPSIRVWKDGSDQVRFDGPIPMDVEASDDLAPDRYREVAAAIAADVRARLQVRVAVTVVAPGSMPRTAYKTPLVHVRETDDDQ, encoded by the coding sequence ATGGTGCGCTACTTCGACGCAGAGCTCGAGACCATGCCGTGGACCGACGTGCTCGCATGGCAGGCCGAGCGGACCGCGACGTTCGTGCGCGGCCTGGTCGACCGGTCCCCGTTCCACACCGAGAAGCTCGCCGGCGTCGGGGTGCCGACTGGCGTGGTACGCGATCTGGCCTTCCTCGAGGACTTGCCGTTCACCACCAAGGCGGAGGTGCGCGAGTCCCAGTCGACGCGTGACCCGGCGCTGCCGCTCGGTCGTCACCAGGCGGTTCCGCGGGGGGCGATCCACCAGGTGTTGTCGTCCTCCGGGACGACCGGCCAGCCGGTCCTCTACGGGCTCACCGCCACCGACGTCGAGATGTGGGCGGACGTGATCGCCACGGCGTTCTGGACCGCAGGTGTCCGACCAGATGACATCGCCGGGCACCTCGTCGGCCTGCCGGGCGTCGCCGGGGGGCTGCCGTACGCCGACGGCTTCCGCCGGATCGGTGCCGGGCTGGCCTGGATCGGGGGGTGGCCGACCGAGCGCGTCGTCGAGCTGATGATCTCACTGGGCGTGGACGCGGTGCTGGCGACCTCGTCGTTCGGCACCTACCTGACCGACCGCTGCGAGGACCTGGTGGGCATCCCGGCCAAGGACATCGGGGTCCGCAAGATGCTCGGCGGCGGTGAGCCGGGCCTGGGACAGCCGGAGATACGCCAGAAGATCGTCGAGGGGTGGGGACTCGACGTGCTGAGCGAGATCATGGGTCTCGGCGACGTGCTCGCGTGCCTGTGGGCGGAGTGCGAGGACGGTGGCGGCATGCACTTCTGCGGCCAACGGGCCGTCGCCGTCGAGCTGGTCGATCCGGCCACCGGCGAGCCGCGGGCGTGGGAGGAAGGGGTGCGCGGCGAGGCGGTGTACACCACCTTCGCACGCGAGGCCACACCGGCGCTGCGCTACCGGTCCCGCGACCACGTGCTGGTGACGGCCACGTCATGTGCGTGCGGGCGGACCTCTCCGCGCATCCGCTGCGTCGGCCGGACCGACGACATGCTGATCTACAAGGGCATGAACGTCTTCCCCTCCTCGCTGCGGGACGTCGTGCTGCAGGGCTTCGCCGACGACGTGCAGCCGAGCATCCGGGTCTGGAAGGACGGCTCCGATCAGGTCCGCTTCGACGGCCCCATCCCGATGGATGTCGAGGCGTCCGACGACCTCGCACCGGACCGATACCGCGAGGTGGCCGCCGCGATCGCCGCCGACGTCCGTGCGCGGCTGCAGGTGAGGGTCGCGGTCACCGTCGTCGCACCCGGGTCGATGCCGCGGACCGCGTACAAGACCCCGCTCGTCCACGTCCGTGAGACGGACGACGACCAGTAG
- a CDS encoding protein kinase: MSTSEGVRVAGRYELHELLGRGGVGQVWRGTDTVLDRPVAVKVVTAPLDLGGGDGLQRERLLREARAAARLQHPGAVSIYDVVTHEDRPHLIMELVEAPDLARVIAADGPLDPRDVARIGLDLLDVLDAAHAIGVVHRDVKPSNVLVAPSGTVRLTDFGTAVVVGEDRLTATDAVIGSPAYMAPEQATERDVGPAADLWSLGATLYHAVEGQPPYEGPSAVATMHAVVHEPPRSTERAGALAPALDGLLVHDPAARADSRTARALLEAAAGPRQATGTAAPVPAPSTEPTSAGAHPARPDGFAPALRRGSRRRRLVPALAALTLVVVAAVIAGVALTDRDDPVPDAVADGATATAVAPDPDVPGSDQPDVERPVTDDPAPAPAAVPAPPAGGPGTPPDTAADGTGPTDPPATAPEASGGGGAGGGGEGVPADWVTYAPDHAPYAVAHPPGWRAERLDETRTDLEDPGSPAYLRLDWTEDPAPDPLADWEAYEADFAASHPGYERIRLEPTTFDGQPAALWEYRYATDGGGVRAYNLNVSGERYGYALNFQTSETAWSDQEPLFDAFRASYEIVR, encoded by the coding sequence ATGTCCACATCCGAGGGTGTCCGCGTCGCTGGCCGTTACGAGCTGCACGAGCTGCTCGGCCGCGGTGGCGTCGGGCAGGTGTGGCGGGGGACCGACACGGTCCTCGACCGCCCGGTCGCCGTCAAGGTCGTCACCGCACCCCTCGACCTCGGTGGCGGCGACGGCCTCCAGCGCGAGCGCCTGCTCCGAGAGGCGCGGGCCGCAGCACGGCTCCAGCACCCCGGTGCGGTGTCCATCTACGACGTCGTCACCCACGAGGACCGTCCCCACCTGATCATGGAGCTCGTCGAGGCGCCGGACCTCGCCCGGGTCATCGCCGCCGACGGGCCCCTCGACCCTCGGGACGTCGCCCGGATCGGCCTCGACCTCCTCGACGTGCTGGACGCCGCGCACGCGATCGGCGTGGTCCACCGGGACGTCAAGCCGAGCAACGTCCTGGTCGCCCCGTCCGGCACGGTGCGGCTGACCGACTTCGGCACGGCGGTGGTGGTCGGCGAGGACCGCCTGACCGCGACGGACGCGGTCATCGGCTCGCCCGCCTACATGGCGCCGGAGCAGGCGACCGAACGCGACGTGGGACCCGCCGCCGACCTGTGGTCGCTGGGTGCCACGCTGTACCACGCGGTCGAGGGGCAGCCCCCCTACGAGGGCCCAAGCGCCGTCGCGACCATGCACGCCGTGGTCCACGAACCCCCGCGGTCGACCGAGCGGGCAGGCGCGCTGGCACCGGCCCTCGACGGGTTGCTCGTCCACGATCCCGCGGCCAGGGCCGACAGCCGGACGGCCAGGGCCCTCCTCGAGGCAGCCGCGGGTCCGCGGCAGGCGACCGGGACGGCGGCCCCCGTCCCCGCACCCTCCACCGAGCCGACGTCGGCCGGGGCTCACCCCGCCAGGCCGGACGGCTTCGCGCCGGCCCTTCGCCGAGGATCCCGTCGTCGACGGCTGGTCCCCGCGCTCGCCGCCCTGACCCTGGTGGTGGTCGCTGCGGTGATCGCGGGCGTGGCCCTGACCGACCGGGACGACCCGGTCCCGGACGCCGTCGCCGACGGGGCCACCGCCACGGCCGTCGCGCCGGACCCCGACGTCCCGGGCTCCGACCAGCCGGACGTCGAGAGGCCGGTCACCGACGACCCCGCCCCCGCCCCGGCCGCAGTCCCGGCCCCACCCGCTGGGGGCCCTGGCACGCCGCCGGACACCGCGGCGGACGGCACAGGTCCGACCGACCCGCCGGCGACCGCGCCCGAGGCGTCCGGTGGGGGAGGGGCCGGTGGGGGAGGCGAAGGCGTCCCCGCCGACTGGGTGACCTACGCCCCCGACCACGCCCCGTACGCCGTCGCGCACCCCCCGGGCTGGCGAGCGGAGCGGTTGGACGAGACCCGGACCGACCTCGAGGACCCGGGATCTCCCGCGTACCTGCGCCTGGACTGGACCGAGGACCCCGCCCCCGATCCGCTGGCCGACTGGGAGGCCTACGAGGCCGACTTCGCCGCCAGCCACCCCGGCTACGAGCGGATCCGCCTGGAGCCCACGACCTTCGACGGCCAGCCCGCGGCCCTGTGGGAGTACCGCTACGCCACCGACGGGGGTGGGGTGCGAGCCTACAACCTCAACGTCAGCGGGGAGCGGTACGGCTACGCCCTCAACTTCCAGACCAGCGAGACGGCCTGGTCCGACCAGGAACCGCTGTTCGACGCCTTCCGCGCCTCCTACGAGATCGTGCGCTGA